TGACTAAACCGTTGATGCTCCTAGGCTGCTTCACATCCTGAGTCAGCTTGGCTCTATCAACGTCACCTGTTGAACACAAACCCCATCTAAAGCCATTCTATTGAGATTGACTTAGCTCTAGCGTTTATTCAAAGCATCGGTGGTTGTTTGAACCCACGGCACGCTTAGGTTTCACAGACGGCCTTCGTCTAAGATGCTGGCGGCGATCGCTCGTGATCGGCGAAAACCAATCGCACGACCAAGCCACGTTAGGGATTGACGTAGGGTTGACGTAGGTCTCCCTATGACAGCAGTCCATGGAGCATGGGACATCGGTGATGATCAACGGGCGCGATCGCCCAGAAGCCAGGCTTGCTCAAGGATTTGCCCCGTTTGCTATCCCCTGTTCAACGCCTGAGTCCATGACATCAGATTAAGTCCACTTATTACGTTTGACCTTTATGGCTAGTCTTACAAACCGTCTTTCTATCTTTGTAGACGGGAACAATATGTTCTATGCCCAGCAAAAAAATGGCTGGTTCTTTGACCCCAAACGGGTTCTAGAGTATTTTACTAATCCTTCCGATGTGCGCCTGATCAATGCCTTTTGGTATACCGGGCTCAAGGATGCCCAAGACCAGCGGGGCTTTCGGGATGCGTTGATTAGCCTAGGCTATACGGTGCGCACCAAGATCCTGAAAGAATATTATGACGATACCTCGGGGCGCTATTCCCAAAAGGCCAATCTTGATATTGAGATCGTCGTGGATATGTTCAACACGGTGGATCAGTACGATTGCGTCATTTTGTTTAGCGGTGATGGCGATTTTGAGCGGGCGATTGAACTGCTGCGCTCCAAGAATACCCACATCACGGTGGTGTCTACAGAAGGCATGATTGCTCGGGAACTGCGCAACGCCACCGATCGCTATATTGACCTCAATGACATCCGCCCCCAAATTGAGAAGGTAGACGGTTAACCCATCGCTGGCATCCTATCAACAGCCCCTCATCTCCAACCCCTGACGCCTAGCATGGGAGAAGGGGAGCCCTATCTCCATCCCTCTACCTTGTGGGCAGAAGCATGGAGGTGAGACAGGTGAGGGGCCTAGCCTCTTAGGCTCTCGACCTTGGAATACCTCGATCGGAAACTGAAGGCTTAGAATAGGTTGTAGTTGGTCTATCAACTTGCGGTAGACCATGTTAATCAAGGCATGTCCGTCTACCGTGAAAGGTCTAACGACCACCTATGATCAGCGGAGAAGAGCCTTGATCGTTCGCAACATAATGTCCATGACTGCTATTGTCCAAGTTTTGAATACTTAGTGAATCACCCATGAACACCCAGTCTCAGCCCGACCGCATTATCATTTTCGATACGACGCTTCGCGATGGTGAACAATCACCCGGTGCAACGCTGAACGTCGAAGAAAAGCTAGCGATCGCTCGGCAACTGGCACGACTGGGTGTAGACGTGATTGAAGCCGGATTTCCCTTTGCTAGCCCTGGCGACTTTGAAGCGGTGCAGAAAATTGCCCAGCAGGTGGGCACGGAGGATGGCCCGACGATCTGCGGACTAGCCCGCGCCACCCGGCAAGATATCCAGGCGGCGGCCGATGCCGTCAGTCCGGCAGCCAAGCCCCGGATTCACACTTTCATCGCCACGTCGGATATTCACTTGGAATATAAGCTGCGCAAGACCCGCGCCGAGGTGTTGGCGATCGCTGAAGAGATGGTGGGCTTCGCCAAGTCCTTTGTAGACGATGTGGAATTTTCGCCGGAAGATGCCGGTCGCTCTGATCCCGAATTTTTGTATCAAGTGTTGGAACGGGCGATCGCCGCTGGAGCCACCACCATTAATATCCCCGACACCGTCGGCTATACAACGCCTAGCGAATTTGGGGCGATCATTCGCGGCATCACCGAACATGTGCCCAACATTGACCAAGCGATTATTTCCGTCCATGGTCACAATGACTTGGGCTTAGCGGTAGCCAACTTCCTGGAAGCCGTGAAGAATGGCGCTCGCCAGCTTGAATGCACCATCAACGGCATTGGCGAACGGGCCGGCAATGCGGCACTGGAAGAATTGGTGATGGCGCTGCACGTGCGTCGTCAGTACTTCAATCCTTTCTTGGGTCGCCCCGCCGAATCGGAAGCACCCCTCACCAACATCGACACCCGGCAGATCTACAAGACCTCCCGCATGGTCTCCAACTTGACGGGCATGTTTGTGCAGCCCAACAAAGCGATCGTGGGTGCCAATGCCTTTGCCCATGAGTCTGGTATTCACCAAGATGGCGTCCTCAAGCATAAGCTCACCTACGAAATCATGGATGCCCAGTCCATTGGGCTCACCGATAACCAAATTGTCTTGGGCAAGCATTCCGGACGCAATGCCTTCCGCACCCGCCTCAAGGAGCTAGGCTTTGAGTTGGGCGATCAGGAACTCAATCGCGCCTTTCTCCGCTTTAAAGAGTTGGCGGACAAGAAGAAAGAGATCACCGATTGGGATCTGGAAGCGATCGTCAACGATGAAATTCAACATACCCCGGCGCGCTACCAGCTTGAGCACCTGCAGGTGTCCTGCGGCGATCATTCTAAACCCACGGCAACGGTCACCCTATTGACCCCCGATGGTCAAGAACTCACCGATGCGGCGATTGGTACAGGGCCCGTGGATGCGGTCTATCGCGCCATCAACCGGGTCATTGACCTGCCCAATGAGCTGATTGAGTTCTCCGTGCAGTCGGTGACCGCAGGCATTGATGCCATTGGGGAAGTGACGGTGCGAGTGCGCCATGAGGATCGGATTTTCTCCGGGCACTCCGCCAACACCGATATTGTGGTGGCCTCCGCCCATGCCTACGTAAATGCCCTGAACCGCCTGTCTTTTGTGCTGGAACAGGGGCGATCGCTCCATCCCCAGCATCCCGTGACCGCAGCGGTTGCCCAAGCCTAGGGATTGCTCTAAGCTGAGTACGCAAGCAGATCCTGACCCCACCCGGGGTCTGCTTGCGCTGTTTTCTATCCTGATGAAGGTAGCTTGATCACGGCAGAAAACCGTTCTGTCCCCGGCTGTGCTTAGCGCTTATTCTTTAATCAGAAAAAATACTGAAGCTTTTGAGAGTACGTAGTATTCAGCACTTGAATTTATGCGGGTAATACTGAGCGATCGCCTCCTATTAATACATAAGGATGATGTCCCACAGTTCAAAAAAGGGGGATCAACCGTCCGCAATACTTTCTTTTGGGCGCTCCGCTCCATTGCCGGCACTGCACCCCGCGATCGCGATTGGGAGTTTGAGGCAGAGGTCTGGATAGCCCTAAGTCGCCTGCTGATCAGCTTTAGCGAGTCTGGGTATTTGCCGCTGTCGGAAACCATGCTGGAATTTGATGATGAGGTTGACATTCCAGATATTTTACGTGGTGCTTCAATTCGCCGCTGATAGGCTCGGTTTTATGAAGCATAAGTGAAGTTCTCACCCAAATTCACTAAAGGTTAAAAAAAAGACTTAACCCAGAGAATTGAAGTTGATATGGTGAAGAAGTCAGGCACGATTTCTGCGTCGCCCCCATCCTTGCGCAGAATGATAGGTTGAACAGCTCAACTAAGATGTCGTGCAGAAGACGCTCTGAACTCACCATCCATCTTCATTAACGAGCTGAATATAAAAATTTAACAGGCTGTTGATAGACCAAGAGACATGATTGCCATGAGGTCATGCTTTAACTCCCAGGCTATGTAGCCGAGGGCATGACAGGATAGCTGGCAATCCGATCAAGAAGAGCCTTCTATATATTCAAGCTAAGCATTACGCTCTAAGCGAAAAAACACTGAGATACCGACTGCATTCAGGAGACACCATGAAGTTCACAGCATTTCTACCATCTTTGTTGGCTGCGAGTAGTGTAGCGATCGCCACAGCTCTACCCGCCACGGCTGCCACCCTAGTGACCGGCTCAACCGATATCTATCAGTTTGAAAATACGCTGCCAACAGGAGATAGCAATCTCTCCGGTGATTCCTTTGCAGATGCATTTCGCTTTCGAGTCACATCATCCTCGGAAGGCACTGTGCTCTTCCGGTTCTTAGTCGCTCCACCCAGCAGCGCAAACTACTTTGTCAGCCAGATTTACTTCAACTACTTCAACCCAGACGCCACATCGCCCCTCCTTTCTGACCCTGTGATTGGCGTCAACAACGTTGGAGTTGTCAATTTCCAAGCAACCTCCGGCAACTTGTCTCAGGGTGACGATCCAGGCGTTGGTTTCCTGGCTGAAAACACCTTCTTCAGCGCAGGCGTCAACACCAGCAACACAGTTAACCGATTAAGTGGCGGAGAGACCCTAGGCATTCGTTTTACGGGAGATTTGGCAGCAGTGTTGGTCGCCCTTGAGTCCAACACTCTGAGAATTGGTTTAGATGTGCAAGGCTTTCCTGATGGCAGTGATTCGTTTGTGAGTGGTTCATCGCCAGTCGTCGAAGAACCACCAGTTGTCGAAGAGCCACCCGTGGTTGAAGAACCGCCAGTTGTCGAAGAGCCACCCGTGGTTGAAGAGCCACCCGTCGTCGAAGAGCCGCCAGTCGTCGAAGAACCGCCAGTCGTCGAAGAACCACCCATCGTTGAAGAACCACCCGTGGTTGAAGAGCCGCCGGTCGTTGAAGAACCCGTGGTCGAAGAACCGCCGGTCATCGAGGAGCCCGTAGTCGAAGAGCCGCCGGTTGTTGAAGAACCCGTGGTCGAAGAACCGCCGGTCGTTGAAGAACCCGTAGTCGAAGAACCACCCGTCGTTGAAGAACCCGTCGTTGAAGAGCCGCCCGTGGTTGAAGACCCCGTGGTCAGCCAACCTCCTATTGAAGAAGTGCCTGAACCCATGACCCTTTTGGGTACGGGGCTAGCGATTGGCTTCGGAGCATGGTTCAAGCGTCGCCAACGTAACGCCTAGATTCGGTTGAAGGTAGGGTTTGGACAGAGACGATCCAAACCCTGACACCAAGGGGCACCATGCATCATTTTTCTGGGATATCTCAAAAATCTATCCAGCAGCCTGAGTTTTGGCTCATGGGCTTATCAGGCTGCCTTGCGGCTATTTTGCTCACGCTGACATGGCGAGTGGATGAATCCGATCATGTCGGCATGATGCTGTTGTTTTACATGGCGATCGCTTCTCTCATCCAAGATCGCTGTGGGCAACTCTGCCTGAAGTCCAACCTAGGCGCTACCTTGTTGGGGGGTGGGCTTGTAGGCTGGATGTTGGCCTACAGCCTTTCCATGCCTGAGCAGTTCAATCATTTTGTGCGTGTTGCGCCCTTTATCGCTGGAGTCGGGTTAGCGTTGCTGGCGGCTGGATTTTCTGGTCTACGGCAGTTTTGGCGAGAGTTAACCATCCTCTTCTTTCTGGGCATTCCGAGAGTTCTCATCGCTTCAGCCG
This sequence is a window from Leptolyngbya sp. CCY15150. Protein-coding genes within it:
- a CDS encoding NYN domain-containing protein, whose protein sequence is MASLTNRLSIFVDGNNMFYAQQKNGWFFDPKRVLEYFTNPSDVRLINAFWYTGLKDAQDQRGFRDALISLGYTVRTKILKEYYDDTSGRYSQKANLDIEIVVDMFNTVDQYDCVILFSGDGDFERAIELLRSKNTHITVVSTEGMIARELRNATDRYIDLNDIRPQIEKVDG
- a CDS encoding 2-isopropylmalate synthase — encoded protein: MNTQSQPDRIIIFDTTLRDGEQSPGATLNVEEKLAIARQLARLGVDVIEAGFPFASPGDFEAVQKIAQQVGTEDGPTICGLARATRQDIQAAADAVSPAAKPRIHTFIATSDIHLEYKLRKTRAEVLAIAEEMVGFAKSFVDDVEFSPEDAGRSDPEFLYQVLERAIAAGATTINIPDTVGYTTPSEFGAIIRGITEHVPNIDQAIISVHGHNDLGLAVANFLEAVKNGARQLECTINGIGERAGNAALEELVMALHVRRQYFNPFLGRPAESEAPLTNIDTRQIYKTSRMVSNLTGMFVQPNKAIVGANAFAHESGIHQDGVLKHKLTYEIMDAQSIGLTDNQIVLGKHSGRNAFRTRLKELGFELGDQELNRAFLRFKELADKKKEITDWDLEAIVNDEIQHTPARYQLEHLQVSCGDHSKPTATVTLLTPDGQELTDAAIGTGPVDAVYRAINRVIDLPNELIEFSVQSVTAGIDAIGEVTVRVRHEDRIFSGHSANTDIVVASAHAYVNALNRLSFVLEQGRSLHPQHPVTAAVAQA
- a CDS encoding PEP-CTERM sorting domain-containing protein codes for the protein MKFTAFLPSLLAASSVAIATALPATAATLVTGSTDIYQFENTLPTGDSNLSGDSFADAFRFRVTSSSEGTVLFRFLVAPPSSANYFVSQIYFNYFNPDATSPLLSDPVIGVNNVGVVNFQATSGNLSQGDDPGVGFLAENTFFSAGVNTSNTVNRLSGGETLGIRFTGDLAAVLVALESNTLRIGLDVQGFPDGSDSFVSGSSPVVEEPPVVEEPPVVEEPPVVEEPPVVEEPPVVEEPPVVEEPPVVEEPPIVEEPPVVEEPPVVEEPVVEEPPVIEEPVVEEPPVVEEPVVEEPPVVEEPVVEEPPVVEEPVVEEPPVVEDPVVSQPPIEEVPEPMTLLGTGLAIGFGAWFKRRQRNA